The genomic segment TTTAAAGTTTTGGAGTTGATTGAACCTTGGAATGCAGATGATGAGACTGCTGCTGTTTTGCTTTCGAATTTGCATAGTGGAATTGAGGAAGATGAGCTTGGTTGGCCAAGCCAAGTTCTATGTTCAATCGTGCTTCCCAAGTTTTTGTCTCTCGAGACATCCGCCTCTCGTGTGTTAATGTCTGCAACAATCGAGTTTTGCAAGATCTACCAAAGAACAGCTGAGTATGCATTGGTGTTCCCTTTGATACTCAGGAAAAAAGGGATAAACAACTTCATCTGTGAGATGATTTCAAGGGTTTTGAAAGAATGCTTGCACTTGGGTCATACATCTGGTTTTTGCCAGAAGTTACTTTGTGGAAGAACTGAAGAGAGGAGGTTTCTGTTCCTTCCCTGCCACCGAGATCTTATATCTGAAGATCTAACATGGAATGAATCTCTGTTTATCCTTTTCCAGAACGTCTTGCTCCAAGACGTCCCTTTAACCCAAGATTCTGTTGATTGTCTTGTTTCCAAGGTTCAGGAGTTGGCGGCAAGGTATTCCAAATCTCTAAAATTTGGAAACTTCTTGCTACATTTTATTGCCAAGTGTGCTCCGATGCTACAGGCTCATAAGTATCAGCTGGTCGAAGCTGTTAAGTGCACTAACAGTCTAGTCACAAAATCTATCTTGTCGAAACTCAACGCCCTGTAGCTCCAATATCATAGTCTGGTCTTTGGCATACACCTTTCTTCTGTGgtaattgatatatcatggtttttacggtttttaaccatggtataagtgtgctttttgagtcttttggtttgtttctagtttgtttttgagtctttacaggttatttaggaatttggcactgatggagcaatatggaacaatttggatcattttggagcactttaccgaaggaaatcaagttggagtCGAATCAGAGTctgagcatcgatcgacaccataagggcatcgatcgacactaatgtttacccgacgagagaacaacaaatttggaagttttacaaatttgcccaaagtcttctcTAATTGCAACATAGGCCCCTGGACGtattttaggatgtatatatattgtttttgggttttagaaaccctcaAGTCTTTTTCTAGCAACTTTTATTTTccctgcaaccctgagagattttgagagctttggagagagagagatctgctttgagagaagaatttcttgaactccttttactcttttaatttcaattgcatattattcagaatgatgatttgttctttatttaacatgtctgagtaatttgcttgttaggtttagggtttttcatagggttttttatgatttattagatctgagatttttagggttcttaatcttttatgatcttcatctttggttgttcttcacaataattcttgattgatcacctagaattgttatcttagggaaataaattgatatgagaatataattgttttcctgattaaaccattgatgagcagaattgtttattacaaagagatttgaattaataattctgtgaatttatctaaacctgttctttAGGCTGATTTAttacttagaattttacaaagagatttggattttctggttttaaatttagaatataattgcagtgagaactgattattttaccatgatgtttagagttctagatctgatctttattgcttgaaccttaattaatttatctgatttaatatttcataatttcctgagaaattccctaggcttaactcttttgattttctgaattcacaacagttttatttaataattagcattgctttattttaatttaatttaacttgtttagcgtaatttacaaaactttacaatctattgtgtttgatcttgagtctctgtggattcgacccctaaatactgcattgatctcttgtttgagggagtagctctagggattaatttgagcctATCAGTAATATGAGCATTCATACGGAAAGAGGATGTAGGACTGTACAAGGTGTAGTTCTCAAGAGCACATTTGGCTTATCTCAGTAAAGATGAGCTCTAGAGTAACATTTTCTTTGTGTTGGAACAACATGGTGACAGGTATGCATGGATATCATCATTCTACTAATTATCTAACCAAGCTGAATCAGTGAATCTGTATGATCCATACATGCTTTGTGAGGGAAAACACAAGAATGCAAGACCTAACGAAAGGAGAATCTGATGGATTCATAGCAATAGAATTCTAGGTAATTTCTAGACTAGCTCAATATTTATCCATGGCATCTTGAGACTTTGTCGGGACCCGGTGGAACCTCAGATAAGCTTGAAACAAGAACTTTGAAGCTGGAGATAAAATAGCATCAGAAGCAAGATTTTAGAATATGGCTATTGACAGTCTATCAGTCTACAGAGGAACGATTCAAGATTCAAACTCAAGTTCAGTTCGCTTATCCTGCAACGAAAAGGCGAGAAATGATGTCATCTAACAAGCTCTGCTGTGTATAGATGTATGGAGGGGCAAGAAGAATGAAACGAATTTAAGATCACCATTTGACATGAGAATGAGATCTATGCCAGCCACGAAGAGAAACTGTAAATTTTTAACTTCACTCTTTCGGCTCATTTAAGTAGAATACATCTTCAATGTGCTGTAATGATACCAAAGATTCAAAGACCAACACAAATGACATTTCCTTTCACTATTTTTGTGTGGGTCTTTGTTCAAGGAAAAGTGAATTTAAGCAATGATGAAAAGACTTGGCCGAAGCTGTATATCAGACTTTGATGATATTGTCTGAACACTTCGCTGAACAGTCTGAACTGAGTGTGTTTGCTAATACGTTCCTCACTATTGCTTTGATTAGCAAGGCACTGTCTGAAATCTTCTCCCACAGCGGCATTATCACACTATTGTTCGAATAGAGACATCTTTTGCCAGCTTGTACCGATATCAGTTTCTCTAAAGATGAGTTGATCTAATGCTTGGCTTAAAAGCGAAATTAATGATACATAGATTCAGTCATATAAGGCTGTAGCGgtttaataccaaaaaaaaaaaaaaaaacagaataactTGATAAGATATTGTTATGAGCAGATTACCAGATAAAAGATAAGAGGATAATCTGCAACATCTTAGACTACCATGTGTACAGATCAAATTTAGTCAATAGATCAGATCAAGTCCCCAACCGGACACTTAACTTCAAGACAAAGGTGTTCCGGATGCCCATCTGTAGTTCTTCTTACCACGGCTCGGTGTTCTTCGGTCAGACCACAGTCCCTGAAATTAATGTAGAAGACTGCATTCCCGGCCTTGAGCAATTCCTTTGGCTCCATGGCTTCATGAGTTTGTACAACGACCTTCTTGATCTCCAGAGGCGTAGCAAGCTTGAGCTTTGTCTTGGAGACAAAAGACACAAGTTAaggcataaaataaatcaattttgtaCACATATAACCAAAACGCAGAGGGAAtgtgaaacagaaaaaacaaagaaagaaagggtGGCTCACCAAGCCATTTTCCCACAGCGTATAAAATGCGTAGTCAGCATACATATTAAGCCAATCATATTCGCGAATTTCTGAGTTTTGAAGCTGTGAAAGAGACAATATCAAAAGATttgagtgagaaaaaaaaaagatagaacaaCAGCCTAGCTACCTAGAGAGAGTGAGAATAACAAATAATACTAAGAAACTAAATATGGTCTCACTCACCTCGTAAAAATGAGGATGTTGCTTATCACTAGATTGCACCAAAGCATCATCCGGAAGCCAATTCAGACCACATTGGTAAAAATCATGAACTGCTTCAGGATCCCAAGGACAACCCACGACCTCGGCTTCAAAACCCTTTGTAAACATGAAAGAGTATTTAGAAAATGCAgtcaaatcaaacaacaaaataaacaaagtaataTTCATAAGCATTGGGGAGGGGGGTTTGATTCTAATCCACATAcagaaaagaaagtgaaaaaagaaaCGAACTGTGAGTATCGGCTTTAAGCCTACAAAGTCCAGTCTCTATTTTGTAATCTTCGTTGTTGCGAGTCCAAGTTTGGAAAACAAAAGGCAAATTGCTGGATGGATCAATAGCGTCAGCAGTTATAAAGTAAGTAACATAACATTATATTTCTCTAACCGCAACAACCAAAAGTTTGAGCCCTGCACAAAATTGATCAGAGACTAACGAATATTACATCATTGAAGAAAAAGTGAATAGACCAAAACTAGTAGAAGAGAGACTGGTTAAAGCATGAATATAATCAAGCaaataacaaagagagagagagatagtaaTAGAAACAGAACCATAGataaaaaagcaaaagctaAGGGAATGATGagaagatgtatatatatagaatagacGAAAAGgacgggtttttttttttaccgagTGCAAATTGAAACAAAGAAGTCCGACTTACCAACGTCCGGGATGATTTCTACGACCTTATGCTTGCGCGGTGGAGGTGGTTCATTCGTTACCATGCCCTAGCCTAATTAGATCCGATCGCAGGTATTCGATTGTAGATGATATAATGAAATTGAGATCACAAAAGTAAAGAAGTTAATACAGTATAAATGGGCCAATCTGGACCTAATGGATGACCCATGATAACATCATCGTACAAATACGAATAGCCGAAATAGGGGTTATGCACACAAGCATTAACTATGGGGCATATAAAATAGTCAAATTCATGAAGCCATCAAAATTAAGAAtccaaaattgaaaacaattagGAGTTTGGATACCGAAAAgtctaaatattattaaataaaccctaaaaactagCACAATTCTCGAATATTTACAGACGGCTTTTCTATTTGGCGATTATTGTGGTGGGTTTCGCAACGGCCCCATCTCTGTCTTCATCGGTGGTGGTCCTCCACGGTAGGCTATGTTCATGTTCATCCACGGTTGGTAAAAATCTTGGATTATAGCACCCATAGCTGTTGATTTGGCATGACTTGGAATGAGAGTATATTGTGTTATCAATTGGTAATGATTGATGATTGGTTGTACTTCATTGTTGATTTGTTTGAGATTATGATGTCTCAATATTAGTTTACTCATTCcatttttcctttctcttaGAGTTAAACTTAGAAAGTCtcttatatatgaatatatatatatatatatatgatgaaactGTTGTTTTCATCATTGTTTTGTGATAGGAAAGTCCATAAATTGGAAATACTATTTATGTTTGTGAATTAATGATATCCTCTTTCCTTTTAGTTGTATTTCGGCAacataaatgtaaaatgcagattCAACTAATCATTATGTATTACTTAATATGTAATTGCTCTCTCTATTGATTCTTAATTAAGGTATCTAAATTCTTCTAAATCGACCGACTTACGTACGTCCAGCGGGGTGATTTCTGCGACCTTTCACTTACGCGGTGGAGATGGTTCATTCGTCTCCATACCCTAGCCTTATTAGATCCCCGGCGCCGCTTTTCGATTGTAGATGTAATGAAATTAAGATCATAGAAGCAAAGTAgtttatacaatataaataggCCGATTTTGGCCCATTGGAGGATCCATGATAACATCATCATACGAATACGAATAGCCGAAATAGGGGGATTATGCACACAAGCATTAACTATGGGGCATCTAAAATAGTCAAATTCATAAAGCCATCAAAATTAAGAATCCAAAATTGGAAACAATTAGGAGTTTGGGTGCTGAAAAgtctaaatattattaaataaaccctaaaaactagCACAAGTGTCGAACAGTTACAGACAGCTTTTCTATTTGGCGATTGTTATGGTGGGGTTTCGCAACGGCCCCATCTCCATCTTTATCGGTGGTGGTCCTCCCCAGAATCCTTCTCATCCACGGTAGGCTATGTTCATTTTCATCCACAGTTAGTAAAAATCTTGGATAATAGGAACCACAGAGCTGTTGATTTGGCATGAACTAGAATGAGAGTATATTGTGTTATCAATTGGTAATGATTGATGATTGATTTTACttcatttttgatttatttgagaTTATGATGTCTCAATATTAATTTACtcattctattttttctttctcttaatgttaaatttaaaaagtctcttatatatgaatatatatatatgatgaaactGTTGTTTTTGTCTCTGTTCTGTGATAGGAAAGTCCGTAAATTGGACATACCATTTATGTTTGTGAATTAATGATATCCTCTTTCCTTTTAGTTGTATTTCGGCTACATAAATGTAAAATGAGATTCAACTAATCATTATGTATGTATTACTTAATATGTAATTGCTCTCTATATTGATTCTTAATTAAGGTATCTAAATTCTTCTATATCGACCGACTTACCTACATCCGGCGGGGTGATTTCTACGACCTTTCGCTTGAGCGATGGAGGTGGTTCATTCGTCGCAATTCCCTAGTCTTATTAGATCCCCGTCGCCGGTTTTCGATTGTAGATGATATAATGAAATTGAGATCATACAAGTAAAGTAGTTTATACAATATAAATGAGCTAATTTGGGCCCAATGGAGGATCCAAGATAACATCATCATACGAATATGAATAGCCAAAATAGGAGGGTTATGCACACAAACATTAACTATAGGGCATATAAAATAGTCAAATTCATAAATCCTTCAAAATTAAGAATccaaaattggaaaaaattaGGAGTTTGGGTACAAAAAAgtctaaatattattaaataaaccctaaaaagtaGCACAAGTGTCGAATAGTTACATATGGTTTTTCTATTTGGCGATTGTTGTGGTAGGGTTTCACAACGGCCCCATCTCCGTCTTCATCGGTGGTGGTCCTCCCCAGAATCCTTCTCATCCACGGTAGGCTATGTTCATGTTCATCCACGGTTGGTAAAAATCTTGGATTATAAGAACCACATAGCTGTTGATTTGGCATGACTTGGAATGAAAGTATATTGTGTTATCAATTGATAATGATTGATAATTGGTTGTACTTCATTGTTGATTTGTTTGAGATTATGATGTCTCAATATTAATTTACTCATtccatttttcctttttctaagaGTTAATTTTAGAAAGTCTCTTATATATGATGAAACTgttgttttcgtttttgttctGTTATAGGAAAGTCCATAAATTGGAcatactatttttgtttgtgaattaATGATATCCTCTTTCCTTTTAGTTGTATTTCGGCTacataaatgtaaaatgcagattCAACTAATCATTATGTATGTATTACTTAATATGTAATTGCTCTCTCAATTGATTCTTAATTAAGGTATCTAAATCTTCTATATCGACCAACTTACCTACGTCCGGCGGGGTGATTTCTGCGACCTTTTGCTTGCGCGGTGGAGGTGGTTCATTCGTTGCCATGCCCTAGCCTTATTA from the Camelina sativa cultivar DH55 chromosome 12, Cs, whole genome shotgun sequence genome contains:
- the LOC104730375 gene encoding UPF0725 protein At4g29550-like, with translation MFTKGFEAEVVGCPWDPEAVHDFYQCGLNWLPDDALVQSSDKQHPHFYELQNSEIREYDWLNMYADYAFYTLWENGLTKLKLATPLEIKKVVVQTHEAMEPKELLKAGNAVFYINFRDCGLTEEHRAVVRRTTDGHPEHLCLEVKCPVGDLI